The Congregibacter litoralis KT71 genome contains a region encoding:
- a CDS encoding conjugative transfer ATPase — protein MSRREKPSRTNSSTSSSQSAAFSPCPCPLTTQDVNDLYDRPPSFTDYLPWVEYLPESQSFLLEDGISVGALFELTPVGTEARTPAFMETLRDAIQTAITEAIPECSDTPWILQLYVQDEPSLSGFVRDVEDYLPAHVNNRAYTREYLELFKTHCARISRAGGLFEDTALTGTSWRGQMRRVRAVLYRRLNARGRMPGALEVEAELSDVATQLTAALGAANIQCRCGSGADLYRWLLPWFNPRPGCVDGDVEQLRKVAPYPDDDTLPFGADFAESLTLASPRSDNATGTWWFDGLPHTVVTIQGLRRAPDIGHMTAERAAGDHVFSLFDRLPEHTVMALTITVKPQDQMRNQVGLVRRAAAGDSAEAELTREDASAVEREMASGNKLYPMQLAFYVRGQDMGSLQKNVNQLNALLLPNALQPITREADLLALDSYLRNLPMAYDTRLDRTSRRSRLVFSKHIANLLPVYGRSRGTGNPGFVFFNRGAEPLVFDPLHSADRKKNAHMLILGPTGAGKSALLVYLLQQMAAVHRPRMFIIEAGGSFSLLGQHFAGHGLTVNQVSLNPGADVSLPPFGDALRLLEKDKRVRLITDESALADTGEEDDETDGAGRDILGEMEIAARIMITGGDEREDARMTRADRLVIRNAILLAAKSVNDAGRDQVLTRDVVAALNGIGRDPALPEYRRNRALEMSDGMALFCSGLAGDFFDRPGTPWPEADVTILEMGILAREGYEDQLTVAYISMMSHINALVERHQNDARPTLVVTDEGHIITTNPLLARYVVKITKMWRKLGAWFWIATQNLEDFPDASRKMLNMMEWWLCLVMPKEEVEQIARFKDLNAEQRSLLLSARKEPGKYVEGVVLSDNLEALFRSVPPPLALALAMTEKHEKAERAHIMRERGCTELEAVHVVAERIAADRGG, from the coding sequence ATGTCGAGACGCGAAAAGCCTAGCCGGACAAACTCGTCGACATCCTCGTCCCAGTCTGCAGCATTTTCGCCGTGCCCGTGCCCGCTCACGACGCAGGATGTCAACGATCTGTACGATCGTCCGCCCTCGTTTACCGATTATTTGCCGTGGGTCGAGTACCTTCCCGAGAGTCAAAGCTTTTTGCTGGAAGACGGAATCAGCGTCGGCGCACTGTTTGAGCTCACCCCAGTGGGGACTGAGGCGCGTACACCCGCTTTTATGGAAACACTGCGCGACGCGATTCAAACCGCGATCACCGAAGCCATTCCTGAGTGTAGTGATACGCCGTGGATACTACAGCTGTATGTGCAGGATGAGCCGAGTCTGTCGGGCTTTGTGCGCGACGTGGAGGATTACCTACCCGCACACGTAAATAACAGAGCGTACACGCGCGAGTACCTTGAACTCTTTAAAACGCATTGCGCACGTATCAGTCGGGCGGGCGGTCTATTCGAAGACACCGCTCTGACCGGTACGAGTTGGCGGGGGCAGATGCGCCGCGTACGCGCGGTGCTTTACCGGCGTTTAAATGCCCGTGGCCGAATGCCCGGCGCACTGGAAGTCGAGGCCGAGCTGAGTGACGTGGCCACCCAATTGACGGCGGCGTTGGGCGCCGCAAACATTCAGTGCCGATGCGGAAGCGGGGCGGACTTGTATCGCTGGCTACTGCCGTGGTTCAACCCGCGACCCGGGTGTGTCGATGGAGATGTCGAGCAGTTGCGTAAGGTCGCGCCGTACCCTGACGATGACACCTTACCTTTTGGGGCAGACTTTGCGGAATCACTGACCCTCGCGTCTCCGCGGTCTGATAACGCGACCGGTACTTGGTGGTTCGACGGATTGCCCCATACAGTGGTGACCATACAGGGCCTGCGCCGGGCGCCGGACATCGGTCACATGACGGCAGAGCGTGCCGCGGGCGATCATGTTTTTTCACTTTTTGACCGACTTCCTGAGCACACGGTGATGGCGCTGACGATCACCGTAAAACCACAGGACCAAATGCGTAATCAGGTGGGCCTGGTAAGACGGGCCGCTGCGGGGGATTCCGCCGAGGCGGAGCTGACCCGGGAAGATGCCAGCGCCGTCGAGCGCGAGATGGCGTCTGGCAACAAGCTGTACCCGATGCAACTGGCGTTCTATGTGCGCGGCCAAGATATGGGGTCTCTTCAAAAGAACGTCAATCAGCTCAATGCCTTGTTACTGCCGAATGCCCTGCAGCCCATTACACGCGAGGCCGACCTTCTGGCACTGGACAGTTATCTTCGTAACCTGCCGATGGCGTATGACACCCGGCTTGATCGAACGTCCCGCCGCTCGCGACTCGTCTTTTCAAAACATATCGCCAACCTGCTGCCGGTCTATGGCCGGTCTCGCGGTACCGGCAACCCCGGCTTTGTTTTTTTTAATCGCGGGGCTGAACCACTGGTCTTCGATCCCCTGCACAGCGCTGATCGTAAGAAAAACGCGCATATGCTGATTTTGGGCCCCACGGGCGCCGGCAAGTCGGCTTTGCTGGTGTATTTGCTCCAGCAGATGGCCGCGGTCCACCGACCACGTATGTTCATCATCGAGGCCGGCGGGTCATTTTCACTGCTTGGACAGCACTTTGCCGGTCACGGACTCACTGTTAATCAAGTCAGCCTAAACCCTGGCGCCGACGTAAGCCTGCCGCCCTTTGGTGATGCCCTGCGGTTATTGGAAAAAGATAAGCGAGTCCGGTTGATCACAGATGAAAGCGCATTGGCGGACACAGGAGAAGAGGATGATGAAACTGACGGCGCTGGGCGTGACATCCTTGGCGAGATGGAGATCGCTGCCCGTATCATGATCACTGGGGGCGATGAGCGAGAAGACGCTCGCATGACTAGGGCTGATCGGCTAGTGATCCGCAACGCCATTTTGCTGGCTGCAAAGTCCGTCAATGATGCAGGCCGTGATCAGGTGCTAACGCGCGATGTCGTCGCCGCACTCAACGGCATCGGCCGTGACCCAGCGCTGCCCGAGTATCGGCGCAACCGCGCGCTGGAGATGAGTGACGGCATGGCGCTCTTTTGTTCTGGTCTGGCGGGTGATTTCTTTGATCGGCCCGGTACGCCATGGCCCGAAGCAGACGTCACCATTCTTGAAATGGGGATCCTGGCGCGCGAGGGTTATGAAGATCAGCTAACGGTTGCGTACATTTCCATGATGAGCCATATCAATGCGCTGGTGGAGCGACATCAGAATGATGCCCGACCCACGCTAGTGGTTACCGATGAAGGCCATATCATCACCACGAATCCACTGCTGGCCCGCTACGTTGTCAAAATCACCAAGATGTGGCGCAAGCTCGGTGCCTGGTTCTGGATAGCGACGCAGAATCTTGAGGATTTTCCGGACGCGAGCCGCAAGATGCTGAACATGATGGAATGGTGGCTCTGCCTCGTGATGCCCAAGGAAGAGGTTGAGCAGATCGCCCGATTTAAAGACCTCAACGCCGAGCAACGCAGCCTACTTCTATCTGCCCGTAAAGAGCCTGGCAAATATGTGGAAGGCGTTGTGTTGTCCGATAATCTCGAAGCACTGTTTCGCAGCGTGCCGCCCCCACTGGCGCTAGCACTCGCGATGACAGAAAAACATGAAAAAGCCGAGCGCGCGCACATCATGCGCGAGCGCGGCTGCACCGAACTGGAAGCGGTTCATGTCGTCGCGGAGCGCATTGCGGCCGACCGAGGCGGGTGA
- a CDS encoding TIGR03751 family conjugal transfer lipoprotein: protein MHSLPHSPATLAWISLAAAFILLSGCTSTKDTVLPQNGPSMKAIYDAHFTGMGADDPTQVKHALGGRPIGNAEADLAGYSRTAHTELDTLFPRLPNPTLVMYIFPHLAGTQRTPVPGYATTFTLYERVEYALPGEVSSETPSGQR, encoded by the coding sequence ATGCACTCGCTACCCCATTCACCCGCTACTCTCGCCTGGATTAGTCTCGCGGCGGCTTTCATTCTGCTAAGTGGCTGTACCAGCACCAAGGACACGGTGCTGCCCCAGAACGGACCGTCCATGAAGGCGATTTACGACGCGCACTTTACGGGCATGGGCGCTGATGACCCGACGCAGGTAAAACACGCCCTCGGCGGGCGTCCCATCGGAAATGCCGAGGCGGATCTCGCGGGTTATTCGCGCACAGCGCACACTGAACTCGACACGCTGTTTCCGCGGCTCCCCAATCCGACTCTGGTTATGTACATTTTTCCGCACCTCGCGGGGACACAGCGTACGCCAGTGCCGGGCTACGCCACGACCTTCACGCTCTATGAGCGAGTCGAGTACGCGCTCCCGGGCGAAGTATCGAGCGAGACCCCCAGCGGGCAGCGCTGA
- a CDS encoding TIGR03752 family integrating conjugative element protein yields the protein MPTVRANRLLPIFGAASLLLLTVVTLKSCGTETSTGLSMDKVPIAPAPDADTPADTIKTLTANVAGMTAEVEALRRENAGLARDNKTFINSRTQIEQNVTTQLRRELLSREKDADNRDRIDSGVLASLTSRIDGLAASIEQVQPGSRNDFPVGFGFDGMSDGRSPSTELLWIEPLGSRNTMATHSGSLDRADQAMDGYLGRATTQTRQVTADARTQVAVLQAKPAYTVPRNATLIGSTAMTAMIGRIPVQGQVRDPMPFKVITGPENLAANGLSVPGVQGMIWSGTAVGDWTLSCVTGRLESVTFVFDDGTIRTLSSDDRSMQASGQGGRDLSLGWVSDAQGVPCISGDRKSNAAAFLSQRIGVQAIQAAADAAAASQTTSVIGNAGNITDSVTGDVGRFVLGRTASGGSEEIAKWLIERQSQNFDAVFVPAGTTLAIHVDRELAIDFDYQGRKLDHALATPFTRYSRLD from the coding sequence GTGCCCACTGTCAGAGCCAACCGCCTTTTGCCCATTTTTGGTGCCGCATCGCTCCTGCTATTGACGGTCGTGACGCTGAAATCCTGTGGGACGGAAACGAGCACAGGCCTGTCGATGGACAAAGTTCCCATTGCGCCGGCACCCGACGCTGATACGCCGGCCGATACCATCAAGACGCTGACGGCGAACGTCGCAGGAATGACCGCCGAGGTCGAGGCGCTGCGCCGCGAGAACGCAGGATTAGCACGCGATAATAAAACCTTCATCAATAGTCGCACGCAGATTGAGCAGAACGTGACTACTCAGTTGCGCCGAGAACTGCTGTCTCGCGAAAAGGATGCCGATAACCGGGACCGCATCGATTCTGGTGTGTTGGCGTCGCTCACAAGTCGCATTGATGGGCTTGCTGCATCGATTGAGCAGGTGCAGCCCGGTAGCCGGAATGATTTCCCAGTCGGGTTTGGTTTCGACGGTATGAGTGATGGCCGGAGCCCGTCTACAGAGCTGCTATGGATTGAGCCTTTGGGCAGCAGAAACACAATGGCCACCCACTCCGGCAGTCTCGATCGCGCTGATCAGGCAATGGACGGCTATCTGGGGCGGGCCACCACGCAGACTCGCCAGGTCACCGCTGATGCACGGACGCAGGTTGCGGTGCTGCAAGCCAAGCCCGCCTACACCGTTCCGCGCAACGCCACATTGATCGGCTCTACGGCGATGACCGCCATGATCGGCCGCATACCCGTTCAGGGGCAGGTACGTGACCCCATGCCTTTTAAGGTGATCACCGGCCCGGAAAACCTCGCAGCGAATGGGCTGAGCGTGCCGGGTGTACAAGGCATGATCTGGAGCGGTACCGCCGTCGGCGACTGGACGCTCTCCTGTGTCACCGGACGGCTTGAGTCGGTCACGTTCGTTTTTGATGACGGTACTATCCGCACGCTCTCCAGCGATGATCGCAGTATGCAAGCGAGCGGGCAGGGCGGGCGTGACTTGTCATTGGGGTGGGTGTCCGATGCCCAAGGCGTGCCTTGCATTAGCGGTGATCGTAAATCCAATGCAGCAGCGTTTTTAAGTCAACGCATCGGTGTTCAGGCCATACAGGCGGCGGCCGATGCGGCGGCGGCATCGCAGACGACCTCAGTGATCGGCAACGCCGGAAACATCACGGATAGCGTGACGGGTGATGTTGGACGGTTTGTTCTGGGCCGAACAGCCAGTGGCGGCAGTGAGGAAATCGCGAAGTGGTTGATCGAACGCCAGTCCCAAAACTTCGACGCTGTGTTTGTACCGGCGGGTACCACGCTCGCTATTCACGTTGATCGTGAGCTCGCCATCGATTTTGATTACCAAGGCAGGAAACTTGACCATGCACTCGCTACCCCATTCACCCGCTACTCTCGCCTGGATTAG
- a CDS encoding TIGR03749 family integrating conjugative element protein, with product MTRKRLYRQPTVDSGYGMFIVVLFGLLGALNASADQPPERIAWRKVPITISLSVGAERLVSFPETVKVGLPPHLQTSVRVQSIAGTLYLLAREPFDATRVIVSALDDTQIYVLDLSATEADLEDDVEQTSVMIYRPDETEASDVASSNNGLAEYGYVSLTRFAAQQLYAPARLLNPLVGVVRAPITRETVALVRGGAVVAEPLIAWRAGPLHLTAVKVTNQTANPLTLDPRTLRGQWLSATFQHNRLLGSGSEADRTVVYLISDRPFADAF from the coding sequence ATGACCCGCAAACGTCTCTATAGGCAACCTACAGTCGACTCAGGCTACGGGATGTTCATTGTCGTTTTGTTTGGATTGCTAGGAGCGCTTAATGCAAGTGCCGATCAACCACCTGAACGCATTGCCTGGCGCAAGGTGCCGATCACCATTTCCTTATCGGTGGGCGCGGAGCGACTCGTGTCCTTTCCCGAGACGGTGAAGGTTGGGCTTCCTCCGCACTTGCAGACCAGTGTCAGGGTGCAAAGCATCGCTGGCACACTGTACCTGCTGGCTCGTGAGCCTTTCGATGCGACCCGTGTCATCGTCAGTGCTCTTGATGATACGCAAATCTATGTTTTGGACCTATCGGCAACCGAAGCAGATTTAGAAGACGACGTCGAACAAACGTCGGTCATGATCTATCGACCGGATGAAACGGAGGCATCGGATGTTGCCTCGTCCAATAACGGTTTAGCAGAGTACGGCTATGTATCATTGACCCGTTTCGCGGCGCAGCAATTGTATGCTCCCGCGCGGCTGCTCAATCCGCTCGTGGGCGTTGTACGCGCCCCGATTACCCGTGAGACCGTTGCCTTGGTTCGTGGCGGCGCTGTTGTTGCAGAACCGCTCATCGCTTGGCGCGCAGGTCCTCTTCACCTGACGGCCGTAAAAGTAACCAATCAGACAGCGAATCCGCTAACGCTCGATCCACGCACACTGCGTGGACAGTGGTTGAGCGCAACTTTTCAGCACAATCGGCTACTGGGTTCGGGCAGCGAGGCAGACCGGACGGTCGTGTACTTGATCTCCGATCGGCCCTTCGCCGACGCGTTTTAG
- a CDS encoding PFL_4703 family integrating conjugative element protein — translation MRRYRNEIDNVRAHLRSLWAVIAIQVVIITGLWAGWARAPDRLTVHIPPDLRSGAVLSVSDISPANVYAFSFYIFQQLNRWSQDGAKDYGHAIFRVAPYLTPRFRAELISDLEQKGRQGELAYRVRGVQEVPGEGYEERRVDVIDDGAWVVWLDLDLQESVKGMTVKHTAIRYPLRVVRYAVDLEANPWGLALDGFHGDGPRRLHEHDKQGEEGV, via the coding sequence ATGCGTCGTTACCGCAACGAAATCGATAACGTGCGTGCGCACCTGCGTTCGCTGTGGGCGGTGATCGCCATCCAGGTCGTGATCATCACAGGACTCTGGGCGGGCTGGGCGCGGGCTCCCGATCGCCTAACAGTGCATATCCCCCCCGATCTTCGCTCTGGTGCGGTGCTGTCCGTCAGCGATATTTCACCCGCCAACGTCTACGCCTTCTCTTTTTATATTTTTCAGCAGCTCAACCGCTGGTCGCAAGACGGCGCCAAGGACTACGGCCACGCCATTTTTCGAGTAGCGCCTTACCTCACGCCACGGTTTAGGGCTGAACTTATTAGCGACCTCGAACAAAAGGGTCGTCAGGGCGAGCTCGCGTATCGCGTCCGGGGTGTACAAGAAGTGCCTGGGGAGGGCTACGAAGAAAGGCGCGTCGATGTTATTGATGATGGGGCCTGGGTGGTATGGCTCGATCTAGACCTGCAGGAGTCGGTCAAGGGTATGACCGTGAAACACACCGCGATTCGCTATCCGCTGCGGGTTGTTCGCTACGCCGTTGACCTAGAAGCCAATCCCTGGGGTTTGGCGCTTGATGGTTTTCACGGTGACGGGCCTCGCCGACTTCACGAACACGATAAACAGGGCGAGGAGGGCGTCTAA
- a CDS encoding TIGR03750 family conjugal transfer protein, with protein MAARDDILAERLNAEPAIFKGCSSSELGVIVGVSALVWLPVSLMLAGIAGAVTMGFGLAGIGVVATVLLTASLLQRLKRNRPDGYYQQRMVIWFDGHGIKRSPFVRRSGAWDIGRTVHASLPQRNR; from the coding sequence ATGGCAGCGCGTGACGACATACTCGCTGAACGCTTAAACGCAGAACCCGCGATCTTCAAGGGCTGCTCTTCAAGCGAACTCGGGGTTATCGTGGGCGTGTCCGCCTTGGTGTGGTTGCCGGTCAGTCTAATGCTTGCCGGCATTGCAGGTGCGGTCACCATGGGGTTTGGCCTGGCCGGTATCGGTGTGGTCGCCACGGTGCTTTTGACAGCCAGCCTGCTACAGCGCCTAAAACGGAATCGTCCTGACGGCTACTATCAGCAGCGCATGGTGATCTGGTTCGATGGCCATGGCATCAAGCGCTCGCCATTCGTTCGACGAAGCGGTGCATGGGATATCGGCAGGACAGTGCATGCGTCGTTACCGCAACGAAATCGATAA
- a CDS encoding TIGR03745 family integrating conjugative element membrane protein codes for MFMFLHRSNKPKALTSLGTLGLLTAPSVWAVLPTPVAPSTAPPAGDWIGLIEGYIKDGGLVLGLAIAVLGFLWVAYLAFAKFNEARQGKAEWAEVGVLGIVGAIVLIFASFLLTEAAGVI; via the coding sequence ATGTTCATGTTTTTACATCGAAGCAATAAACCAAAGGCATTAACCTCGCTGGGCACGTTGGGTCTGCTTACAGCGCCCTCCGTATGGGCGGTACTGCCAACACCCGTAGCTCCCAGTACAGCGCCCCCCGCGGGTGATTGGATCGGTCTGATTGAAGGCTACATCAAAGATGGCGGTCTGGTTCTGGGTCTCGCGATCGCAGTCTTAGGCTTTCTTTGGGTGGCATACCTCGCGTTCGCTAAGTTCAACGAAGCACGCCAGGGTAAGGCGGAGTGGGCCGAGGTCGGGGTACTCGGCATCGTCGGCGCGATCGTATTGATCTTCGCGAGCTTTCTGCTCACTGAAGCCGCCGGCGTTATCTAA